One Xylanivirga thermophila DNA segment encodes these proteins:
- the rnc gene encoding ribonuclease III has protein sequence MNRLDRIMELEMFQNDIGYLFNDPSLLDIALTHSSYANESKHKMQYNERLEFLGDSVLSIIISSYLYNKFPNLPEGSLTKMRAGIVSEPSLAQAARKIDLGKYLLLGNGEQRTGGRERDSILADAMEAVMGAVYLDGGIDKATLFILDILNDNIIDVQQGKGFRDYKTDLQEAIQSHSNNDIKYKIVEEQGPDHNKMFVAQVIYDGCIIGQGKGRSKKEAEQTAAHQALNKILS, from the coding sequence ATGAATAGATTAGATAGGATAATGGAGCTTGAGATGTTCCAAAATGACATAGGTTATTTATTTAATGATCCTAGTTTGTTAGATATAGCCCTTACCCATAGCTCTTATGCAAATGAAAGCAAACATAAGATGCAATATAATGAAAGATTGGAGTTTCTAGGGGATTCAGTCCTTAGTATTATAATAAGCAGTTATTTGTATAATAAGTTTCCCAATCTGCCCGAAGGCAGTTTAACAAAAATGAGGGCGGGAATAGTTTCAGAGCCATCCCTTGCTCAGGCTGCAAGAAAAATAGATTTGGGCAAATATTTGCTTTTAGGCAATGGAGAACAAAGAACTGGGGGACGGGAGCGCGACTCCATATTAGCCGATGCTATGGAAGCTGTAATGGGGGCAGTATATTTAGACGGGGGCATAGATAAGGCAACGCTTTTTATACTTGATATATTGAATGATAATATAATAGACGTACAACAGGGCAAGGGTTTTAGAGATTATAAGACCGATCTTCAAGAAGCAATTCAAAGTCATTCTAATAATGATATCAAGTATAAAATAGTAGAAGAACAGGGCCCAGATCACAATAAAATGTTTGTAGCTCAAGTTATTTATGATGGGTGTATAATAGGCCAGGGAAAGGGAAGGAGCAAAAAAGAGGCAGAACAGACAGCGGCTCACCAGGCTTTGAATAAAATATTATCATAA
- the acpP gene encoding acyl carrier protein produces MLSFDKIKAIIVDQLGVEEDEVTMEASFIDDLGADSLDIVELIMALEDEFNMEIPDEDAEKISTVGDVVEYIKKNA; encoded by the coding sequence ATGTTGAGTTTCGATAAGATAAAGGCAATAATTGTTGATCAATTGGGAGTTGAAGAAGATGAGGTTACTATGGAGGCTTCATTTATAGATGATTTAGGAGCAGACTCCCTAGATATTGTAGAGCTTATAATGGCTTTAGAAGATGAATTTAATATGGAGATACCCGATGAAGATGCGGAGAAAATTTCTACTGTAGGTGACGTTGTAGAATATATTAAGAAAAATGCTTAA
- the fabF gene encoding beta-ketoacyl-ACP synthase II → MKKRVVITGMGAITPLGNTVDSFWNALCQGQSGVDTITRFDISEYTTKIAGCVKDFDPQDYIDKKEARRMDLYTQFAMAATNMAVKSAELNLDTIDKERFGVILGTGVGGIQTMENQKEILINKGPGRVSPFFIPMMIANIAAGHISIALGAKGVNYTVVTACASATSAISESFKAIQLGDADIILTGGSEAAVTPISLAGFASMKALSSRNDDPKGASRPFDSDRDGFVLGEGAGILILESYEHAIKRDAPILAEIVGYGVSADAYHITAPAPEGEGAARAMKMALDTAGVDAKEVDYINAHGTSTPYNDKYETMAIKSVFRDHAYKLAISSTKSMTGHLLGASGGIEAIATIKSLNEQFVHPTINYTTPDPECDLDYVPNIGREMEIEYAMSNSFGFGGQNACILFKQFVK, encoded by the coding sequence ATGAAAAAAAGAGTTGTTATTACAGGTATGGGAGCTATAACTCCTCTAGGTAATACTGTGGATAGTTTTTGGAATGCTCTCTGCCAAGGTCAAAGTGGAGTAGATACGATAACCAGATTTGATATTTCTGAATATACTACTAAAATTGCAGGATGCGTAAAGGACTTTGATCCTCAAGATTATATAGATAAAAAAGAAGCAAGGCGTATGGATCTTTATACACAATTTGCTATGGCAGCTACTAATATGGCAGTAAAGTCTGCAGAATTAAATCTGGATACTATAGATAAAGAACGATTTGGTGTAATATTGGGCACAGGTGTAGGCGGCATTCAAACAATGGAAAATCAAAAGGAAATATTAATAAATAAAGGCCCAGGGAGAGTAAGTCCATTTTTTATACCTATGATGATTGCTAATATAGCAGCTGGTCATATTTCAATAGCATTAGGTGCAAAGGGAGTAAACTATACTGTTGTCACTGCATGTGCATCAGCTACTAGTGCTATTAGCGAATCGTTTAAAGCTATACAATTAGGAGATGCGGATATAATATTAACAGGTGGCAGCGAAGCAGCAGTGACTCCAATATCTCTAGCAGGTTTTGCATCTATGAAGGCTTTGTCCTCTAGAAATGATGATCCAAAAGGTGCAAGTAGGCCATTTGATTCTGATAGAGATGGATTTGTATTAGGAGAAGGTGCTGGTATACTAATTTTAGAGAGTTATGAACATGCTATTAAGAGAGATGCACCTATACTTGCTGAAATAGTAGGTTATGGAGTTAGTGCAGATGCTTATCATATTACTGCTCCCGCCCCTGAAGGTGAAGGTGCCGCCAGAGCTATGAAGATGGCGCTTGATACTGCAGGTGTAGATGCTAAAGAAGTAGACTATATAAATGCCCATGGAACTTCAACTCCATATAACGATAAATACGAAACAATGGCTATAAAATCAGTATTTAGAGACCATGCATATAAATTGGCTATAAGTTCCACAAAATCTATGACAGGACATCTATTGGGAGCATCTGGAGGAATAGAAGCTATTGCCACTATAAAATCTTTAAATGAACAATTTGTGCATCCTACGATTAATTATACAACTCCCGATCCAGAATGTGATTTGGATTATGTTCCAAACATAGGCAGAGAAATGGAGATAGAGTATGCTATGTCAAATTCTTTTGGATTTGGGGGCCAGAATGCATGCATATTGTTTAAGCAATTTGTTAAGTAG
- the fabD gene encoding ACP S-malonyltransferase, which yields MAKIAFTFAGQGAQYVGMGKEFYDNFKEVRQLFDGAGDILGYDVKKLCFEGPEDELKKTENTQPTVFMIGVAAMKVLELSGILPDMTAGLSLGEYGALCAAKCITFEDGLALVQKRARFMQQAVPLGKGGMAAILGLNQEQVIACCDKAASIGIVEPANYNCPGQIVLSGEIEAVKEACRIAKDMGAKRAVPLAVSAPFHCSMLGTAAEKLGNELDKAEVKDPSIPVISNVEAREVKDAQHIKELLKKQVTHSVKWQQSIEYMISKGVDTFIELGPGKILTGFLRRIDKGMKMYNVEDMKSLENTLKGMEI from the coding sequence ATGGCAAAAATAGCTTTTACTTTTGCAGGTCAAGGAGCTCAATATGTAGGTATGGGAAAAGAGTTTTATGATAATTTTAAGGAGGTCAGACAGCTTTTCGATGGGGCTGGTGATATTCTTGGGTATGATGTAAAAAAATTATGCTTTGAAGGTCCAGAGGACGAGTTAAAAAAAACTGAAAACACTCAACCTACGGTGTTCATGATAGGAGTAGCAGCTATGAAAGTTTTAGAACTTTCAGGGATACTTCCCGATATGACTGCAGGCTTGAGTTTAGGTGAGTATGGAGCTTTATGTGCAGCAAAATGCATTACTTTTGAGGATGGACTCGCTTTGGTGCAAAAAAGGGCGCGATTTATGCAACAGGCAGTTCCTTTGGGTAAAGGAGGAATGGCGGCCATATTGGGATTGAATCAGGAGCAGGTAATTGCATGTTGTGATAAAGCAGCATCTATAGGTATAGTGGAACCAGCAAATTATAATTGTCCCGGGCAGATTGTATTATCAGGTGAAATAGAGGCAGTTAAAGAAGCATGCCGAATTGCAAAGGATATGGGAGCAAAACGTGCAGTACCTTTGGCGGTTAGTGCGCCATTTCATTGTTCTATGTTAGGTACTGCTGCAGAAAAACTGGGAAATGAACTGGACAAGGCAGAGGTAAAAGATCCTTCGATTCCCGTAATCTCAAATGTGGAAGCAAGAGAAGTAAAGGATGCACAGCATATAAAAGAATTGCTAAAAAAACAGGTAACTCATTCTGTAAAATGGCAACAAAGCATAGAATATATGATATCAAAAGGTGTCGATACGTTTATTGAACTTGGACCTGGCAAGATATTAACTGGCTTTTTAAGAAGGATTGACAAGGGAATGAAGATGTACAATGTAGAGGACATGAAAAGCCTTGAAAATACTTTAAAAGGGATGGAAATATAA
- the fabG gene encoding 3-oxoacyl-[acyl-carrier-protein] reductase, whose protein sequence is MSIEDKIALVTGASRGIGKATAIYLADLGANVAINYSSDEQGAMSVVEEIRKHGRKSKAFKANVSCMEDVQAMMDEIRQEFGGLDILVNNAGITKDALLVRMKPEDWEKVIDVNLNGVFNCTKSAARIMMRQRRGNIINISSVIGLTGNAGQANYAAAKAGIIGFSKSIAKELASRGIRVNVVAPGFIQTDMTGMLPQNIKEELLSKIPLGRYGDPMDIAHLVGFLASDESSYITGQVINVDGGILI, encoded by the coding sequence ATGTCTATAGAAGATAAAATTGCCCTAGTAACGGGGGCATCAAGGGGTATAGGCAAAGCAACAGCTATTTATTTGGCTGATTTAGGTGCTAATGTTGCTATTAACTATTCTTCAGATGAACAGGGAGCAATGTCTGTAGTAGAAGAAATAAGAAAGCATGGGCGGAAGTCTAAAGCATTTAAAGCCAATGTGTCATGCATGGAAGATGTACAGGCGATGATGGATGAGATACGACAAGAATTCGGGGGATTGGATATACTGGTAAACAATGCAGGAATAACCAAGGATGCATTGCTTGTTCGTATGAAGCCTGAAGATTGGGAAAAAGTTATAGATGTTAATCTTAATGGTGTGTTTAATTGTACAAAAAGCGCTGCAAGGATTATGATGCGTCAACGCCGTGGCAATATAATAAATATATCGTCTGTTATAGGTTTAACTGGCAATGCTGGTCAGGCAAACTATGCTGCTGCAAAGGCAGGCATAATTGGTTTTTCAAAGTCAATAGCTAAAGAATTGGCATCAAGGGGTATTAGAGTAAATGTAGTTGCACCAGGTTTTATACAAACTGATATGACAGGCATGTTGCCCCAAAATATAAAGGAAGAACTATTATCTAAGATACCTTTAGGCCGATATGGTGATCCTATGGATATTGCCCATTTGGTAGGTTTTTTGGCTAGTGATGAGAGTAGTTATATAACTGGTCAAGTAATTAATGTTGACGGTGGGATATTAATATAA
- a CDS encoding beta-ketoacyl-ACP synthase III, whose translation MTDGFNCGILGTGSFVPPNIITNEDLEKMVDTSDEWIVSRTGIKERRVVDKNVATSDIAAIAAQRAIKDAGIDAKDLDLIIVATVTPDMSFPSTACLLQDRLGAVNAAAFDLEAACSGFLYGIITAKQFIITGTYKNILVIGAECLSKIINWKDRNTCVLFGDGAGAAVLGRVEEGYGILSNCLGADGAGGQFLSLKAGGSRLPASVETVEQGLHYVSMKGNEVFKFAVKIMASAAEEAVNKAGLTADDIDYLVPHQANIRIIDAARKRLKLDENKVYVNLDRYGNMSSASIPVALDEAVHSGKIKKGHNIVMVGFGGGLTWGSCLMKWGK comes from the coding sequence ATGACTGACGGTTTTAATTGCGGTATTCTAGGTACGGGCAGTTTCGTACCTCCAAATATTATTACAAATGAAGATCTTGAAAAGATGGTGGATACCAGTGATGAATGGATAGTCAGTAGGACTGGCATAAAAGAGAGGAGAGTAGTCGATAAAAATGTTGCGACTTCAGATATTGCAGCTATCGCCGCTCAAAGGGCTATTAAAGATGCAGGTATAGATGCAAAAGACTTAGATCTTATAATAGTTGCTACTGTTACACCTGACATGAGCTTTCCGTCTACAGCATGTCTACTGCAGGATAGACTAGGAGCTGTGAATGCTGCAGCATTTGACTTGGAAGCTGCTTGTTCAGGATTCCTCTATGGAATTATTACTGCAAAGCAGTTTATCATAACAGGAACTTATAAAAATATATTAGTAATTGGAGCAGAATGTTTAAGCAAGATTATTAACTGGAAGGACAGAAATACCTGTGTACTCTTTGGGGATGGAGCAGGAGCTGCAGTTTTAGGCAGGGTAGAAGAAGGGTATGGGATATTATCAAACTGCCTTGGAGCTGATGGAGCTGGGGGACAATTTCTATCATTAAAGGCAGGAGGTTCTAGATTACCTGCTTCAGTTGAGACTGTTGAACAAGGTCTTCATTATGTCAGCATGAAAGGCAATGAAGTTTTTAAATTTGCTGTAAAGATTATGGCGTCTGCAGCTGAAGAAGCTGTTAATAAAGCAGGATTGACAGCAGATGATATTGACTATCTTGTACCTCATCAGGCGAATATAAGAATAATTGATGCTGCAAGGAAAAGGCTCAAGTTGGATGAAAATAAAGTATATGTAAATTTGGATAGATACGGTAATATGTCCTCTGCTTCTATACCGGTAGCCTTAGATGAAGCGGTACATAGCGGAAAAATAAAAAAAGGCCATAATATTGTGATGGTGGGCTTTGGTGGCGGGCTTACCTGGGGTTCGTGCCTTATGAAATGGGGAAAATAG